CAATGGTTTTTTCTTTGACAGCATGTAGCTCAAATACAAGTTCAAATGGTTCATCAACTGGCGCATCTGGTAGTTCGGCAAAGCACGAAAAAATCGGTGTTTCAATGCCTACCCAGTCTCTGCAAAGGTGGAACCAAGACGGTGCCAACATTGTAAAGCAGTTGAAAGACAAAGGCTATCCCGTTGAAATTCAGTACGCAAACAATGATGTCAACACTCAGATTCAGCAGATTGAAAACATGATAACAAAGGGATGCAAAATACTTATTATCGCCGCAATCGATGGCTCATCCCTTACTGACGTTCTGAACACGGCAAAGCAAAACAACTGCAAGGTCATCGCATATGATAGGCTTATTATGCAGACCCCGAACGTCGACTATTATGCGACATTCGATAACTACAAAGTCGGTGTTATCCAGGGTCAGTACATTGAATCAAAGCTGAACCTGAAAGAAGGAAAAGGTCCTTTCAACATTGAGATATTTGCCGGTGACCCGGGTGACAACAACGCGCAGTTCTTCTATAACGGTGCAATGAGCGTTCTTAAACCGTACATAGACAAGGGTAAGCTTATCGTAAAGAGCGGCCAGATTGATTTTGCAAAGTGCGCAATTTCCAACTGGACATCAGCTTTAGCTCAGTCAAGAATGGATAACCTTATCACATCTAACTATACAAAAGGTGAAAAGCTTGATGCGGTTCTTTCCGCTAATGACAGCCTTGCAATCGGTATCGTAGCTTCACTCAAGAGCAACGGCTATGGCACATCTGCAAAGCCCTATCCTATTTTGACCGGTCAGGACTGCGATATAGCTAATGTCAAAGCTATCATAGAGGGCCAGCAGTCAATGTCTATCTATAAAGACACAAGACTCCTCGCAGCGAAGACTGTCTCAATGGTTGAAGCTATGGAACAGGGCAATGCTCCGGAAATAAACGATACCAAGAGCTACAACAACGGCGTAAAGGTTGTTCCCACCGAGCTTCTTACACCTGTTTATGTTGACAAAAACAACTACAAAGACATTCTTATTAAGGGCGGATACTATACAGAAGACCAGCTTAAATAATAGCAAGTAAAGTAATAGTTCGGCTTGTAGTGTTAAATGACAAGTTTTACAGCTGCAAGCCGACTATTACTGTTATAAAACTTATGCCAATACACTGGGTCCGCGAATATAGTCTACCAGAAGGAAGTTACGTTTACAATGGTGGGAGATGATGGAATGAGCGAATACATACTTGAAATGAGAAACATTACTAAAACATTCCCCGGTGTCAAGGCTCTTGATAATGTAAACCTCAAGGTAAAACGCGGAGAAATACATGGGTTGATAGGCGAAAACGGCGCAGGTAAATCAACACTCATGAATGTTCTCAGCGGCGTTTACCCTTATGGCACTTATACAGGGGATATAATTTTTGAAGGTAAAGTTTGCAAATTCAAAACGATCAGCGACAGCGAAAAACTCGGAATTGGTTTTATCCATCAAGAGCTTGCTTTAGTCCCACAGCTTACCATAGGTGAAAATATTTATCTCCGCAACGAGAGGGCAAACAGAGGGATTATAAATTGGGACCAAACACATAAACAGGCTGAAGAGTTGCTGAAAAAAGTCGGGCTTAAAAAAGATACCTATACCCTTGTTGGCAACTTAGGCGCCGGTCAGCAGCAGCTTGTTGAAATTGCAAAGGTCTTATCAAGGGATATAAAGCTGTTGATTTTGGATGAGCCAACCGCATCACTTAATGATGAAGAATCAAATAATCTTCTTAACCTTCTCCTTGACCTTAAAAAAGAAGGTATAACAAGCATTATTATTTCACATAAGCTTCGAGAGCTAACAAAAGTATCAGATACCATAACGGTTATGCGCGACGGCGCAACAATAGAGACACTTGACAAAAATAAAGATGATATTAGCGAAGACAACATTATAAGAGGCATGGTTGGAAGAAAACTTACCAACCTTTATCCAGAAAGAAAACATAATATCGGGGAAGTTATGTTCTCTGTTGAGAACTGGAATGTCTATAGCCCAAATATCCCTGATAAAAAGGTTATTTCTAATGTCAGTTTTAATGTAAGAAAAGGTGAAATCCTTGGATTTGCCGGACTTATGGGAGCAGGCAGAACCGAACTTGCAATGAGCATCTTCGGAAAATCCTATGGCAGAAATATCACCGGCAAGATATATAAATATGGAAAAGAAATAACGGTAAACAACGTCAGACAAGCCATTCAGAACGGTATAGCATATACTACCGAAGACCGCAAGAACGGCGGCCTTAACCTGTCAGGTGACGTAACACAGAATATTACGATTGCAGCAATAAATAAACTCGCCAATAAAATGGTCATTAACAGTGATGCTGAGATTAAAGTGGCAGAGGATTATTGCAAAAAGTTAAATATCAAAACGCCAAGTGTCTTCCAAAAGTGCATTAATCTTTCAGGCGGAAATCAACAGAAGGTCGTCTTGAGTAAATGGATTTATACAGACCCTGATTTGATGATCCTTGATGAACCGACACGCGGTATCGATGTCGGCGCTAAATACGAAATCTATACAATCATGAATCAACTTGTTGAAGAAGGCAAAGCAATTATCTTTATTTCCTCTGAAATGCCTGAGCTCTTGGGTATGTGCGACAGGATTTATGTTGTAAATGAAGGTCAGATTGTCGGCGAACTTCAAGGTGAAGAAATTTCCCAAGAGGCTATAATGAAATGCATTATGCAAAGTAACAGGGAGGCAGTATAATGGATACGTTTATAAAGTTAATCAAGAACAACATCAAACAATATACAATGCTCATCGCGCTGATAGTCGTAATGATTATCTTTCAAATTGCAACAGGCGGTATTCTGTTTGTTCCTATGAATATCACAAACCTGATTCTTCAGAACGCCTACGTCTTTGTACTGTCAGTAGGTATGATGCTTCTGCTTATAAACGGCGGCAACATTGATATGTCAGTAGGTTCGGTCGTTGCATTTATCGGCGCTATTCTCGGTATTATGCTGATAAATCATCACGCGCCTCTCTGGTTGTCAATTATTGTTGCCCTTATTCTCGGTTTGCTGATAGGCATGTGGCAAGGTTTTTGGGTCGGTTATGTAAGAATGCCGGGCTTTATCGTAACACTTGCGGGCCAGTTGATGTTCAGAGGACTTACAACAAGGGTTCTCAACGGCTTAACGCTTGCTCCGTTCAGTAAATCTTTCGTAAATATCAGTGCTGGATTTATTCCTGATTTCTGCAAGATTCCCGGTTCAAATCTAAATATAACCTCACTGGTTGTTGGTTTAATTACGACTGCCGCTATTATTGTTCTTCAGGTCAGAGCCAGAGCCAAAAAGTTAAAATATACAACCAATGTACTTCCGTGGTCATTCTTCTTAATTAAACTTATACTTATTTCAGCAGTTATCATGTTGTTCTCATTATGGCTGGCAAGGTATCAGGGTATTCCGATTGTCTTTATTATCATTCTCTTCCTTGTTGTTTCCTACAGCTTCTTCGCATCTAAAACAGTTCCTGGCAGATATATTTACGCTATGGGCGGAAATGAAAGAGCAGCCAAACTGTCAGGTATTAATACAAACAAGGTTTTGTTCCTGTGCTACACCAATATGGGCGTAATTGCAGCTATCGCGTCTATCGTTTCAACATCCAGGTTGAACGCAGCTTCTCCTCTTGCTGGTCAAGGCTATGATTTGGATGCCATTTCATCTTGCTTCATCGGCGGCGCTTCAATGTACGGCGGTGCCGGAACAATAGTTGGAGCAATCATAGGCGCTTTGTTTATGGGTGTTCTGAATAACGGTATGTCTATTCTCGGTGTAGGATCGGATATCCAGCAGGTTGTAAAAGGCCTTGTCCTTCTTCTTGCTGTAGCATTCGATATTATTTCAAAATCAAGAGCAAAAGCATCATAATTTGAGATAGCCGGTAGATCTCCCCCATTGTTTTTTTACTGCGGAAGCCCACATCTAATCATTAACCATTGTGAGTAGATGTGGGCTTCATATTAATATCAACTATAAAAATCGTGATAATTTCCCCAAAATAATAACCCGCGCGAGGGTGTAACGCCTGCGCTTAGCCGATGATTAGACAAAGAGATTGACAATCATTTCAGAGGGTATTATTCTGTACTTAAATCCATTATTCAAATAGTGTTTCAAAAATTTATATAAACACTCTCCCTTGAATATTGCCCAGAACGGCTCAGATAGGTTTAGCAAGGGCTTTGCCTGTATACTGCAACAAATTTACCTGCCCGCTGTTAAAGGGGCTTTATGCAGAATAAAACAGCGCTTATAAAGCAATCTGAAGCATAAATATTAAAATCATTGAAGGCGTTTTATATTCATAGTGCAACGGCACTAACACCAGCATATCAGCCAGCATGCCTTAGCAGTTAGATGCGCGGTTAAATTATAAACGGAGGGTATTTTTATGGATTCTTTCAACAAAGCGTTAGATATACTTATAATGCTTACAGGCATTTATATGTTTTACTGGGCCTTTTCTGGAAAGGGCAGTATTTATAAAACTGATTATATTAAAAAAGCGCTCCATGAGAAGTATAAAAAGATGATAAAATGGTTTTGCATAATCGGCGGTGCATTAGCTGTAATCACTGGCGGCGTTGATTATGTAAAACTGGAACCCTACGCTACCATTTTATATTACCTGCTCTGTGTCTGCGTTTTTGCAGCGTTCATTGCCATTTTCATCTTTATTGATAAATCAAAGATAAAAATGCGCGATTGATTGTGTTTGCGTACTTTGATGCTGTAAATTAAAAAACAGGAAAGGTCTTTATGGAGATTAGAACCGTTACATGCCCAGCTTGCGGGAAAAGTTTTGAGATAAACACCCAAATTGAAAAGGTTACTTGTAATTTTTGCGGAAATATATTTTGCGCAAAAACGGAATCAGCGGAAAATAACGAAGCATTACTGGACAAAGCAATTCAAGCGATTACGCCCAAATTAATAATAAATCCTTATGTAATCGAATTGATTACAAAAGAAAAATACAGCTCTGCGTTTAATGAATATTATGCGGAAATATCAAAATCGTTTGATTGCTTTGCTGCCGCTTACAGCGATTACTCTGGTGACAAAGAACAGTTTGTTAAGCGATACGCAGAATCCATATATAAAAAAATCAAAGCGGTGATAGGAAAAGAAAAATTCAGCAAGCTCAAAGGATTGGAGCTTGAGAATCTAATCTGGGTATATGTTTCATTTCTGATACCGTCCGTTTTAAAATATGATGCTGAATACAGTGAAAATTTGGCCGATATGCTTGTGCTGTTATGGAATAATGAACATAAGAACCGGAAAATTTCGAAATCGTCATTTGAAGAGATAAATTCGGGCTTTAAGACAAAATTATGTTTTATAACAACCGCGGTCTGCGAAACATTGGGCCGGCCTGATAATTGCTATGAGCTTCAGGCTTTCAGAAGTTTCAGGGACAATTACTTGAAATTTCAGCAGGGCGGTCCGGAACAAATACAGGAATATTACCTTATCGCTCCGATGATTGTCAGAGCCATTGATAAATCTCCGAAACGCAAAGATATTTACAAATCCATATGGGAAAGGTATCTGTCAAAGTGCCTTTCATTCTATGAGCATAATGAGTATGAACAATGCAGAAAGACCTATACTGAAATGGTTGAAACTCTTCGTAAAGAGTGGTTATGATAGGTTATGTTATATTACATTTGGTGCGTGCCGTAAAAATATCTGAAAAATAAGAAAGCCAGTAACCAAAGATGGTTACTGGCTTTTCGGTTATATTTGGTGGAGATGGAGGGATTCGAACCCTTGACCCCCACGTTGCGAACGTGGTGCTCTCCCAGCTGAGCTACACCCCCACATATATATGCAAATCCGGGCAGGTTCTTTAGAAAAATGAACACGCCGCGCTTAAGATAGCGCCGCGCCCCAGATTGACAGATTGCTATATTATTTTAATGGTTATGAAGTGCTTTGTCAAGTATTTTTGGGTATTTAAAACTGGGAATATCGTGTTCGGCCTCGGCCGGCCATTATATTCCTCACTCATAATCCCACTATTGAATGAAAAACAATTGTCCTTGTGTTATAATTTTATGAGAGCTTTAAAATATAAAATGGAGGAAAAACAGTGTACGAGACTTGGAGTGAACTTGAAGCTGCCTGCCGGGAGTGCAAGAAATGCGAACTTTGCAAAACGCGCACTAACCTGGTTTTCGGCGGAGGAAATAAAGACGCAGAGGTTATGTTCATCGGTGAGGGACCGGGCGAACAGGAAGATTTACAGGGCCTGCCCTTTGTCGGGCGTGCCGGGCAGCTGCTTGACAAAATGCTGCTTGCAATAGGCCTCGACCGCACTAAAGTATATATAGCAAACATGGTCAAATGCCGCCCGCCGAAAAACCGCGACCCATTTCCAGAAGAGCAGGATATGTGCATAGATTGGCTGCGGAATCAGGTTTATCTGATGAAACCGAAGATTATCGTCTGCCTCGGGAGGATTTCGGGGATGAGGCTAATTAAGCACGACTTGAAAATCACCCGCGAACACGGCTTGTGGTTTGAGAAAAACGGCACGCTTATGATGGCGACGCTTCACCCTGCCGCGCTTTTGAGAAATCCGGCGCAGAAACCAGAAGCATTCAAGGACTATCTCGCCCTGCGGGATAAAATCCGCGAAATTTGTACTTCAACGAAAATTTAAATCGTAAAGCCTGTATATTTTATATTTAAGGTGTCATTCCCCTGTTTTTTTGAATATCATGGAATACAGCATTTATTAATGCAAGATAACGGGGGGATTTCAATGCAGTCAAGTGAAGCCACCCTGACAGGCGAGTCTGTTTCTCTTGATAATCAAAAAAAATCAAAAGCCGCTCATTATTTTATGAGTGCCCACACACCTTCAGGTTTTGTTTCTAAGTTTGGGCAGCTTTATAACGCGGCGGCGGGGTGGAAGGCATATATTTTAAAGAGTGCGCCCGGTGTTGCCGCTACACTGCTGCCAAAAGCCGGCAAAAGACTTGAAGAATCGAATATTGCGGTTGAATACATACATTGCGTTTCCGATCCGAATGGCGTAAACGCCCTTGTGCTTCCGCAGCTTAAAATCTGTATCATAGATGGTTTGCCGCCTCATTGTATTAAGCCCGAATTTCCGGGCGTAGTCGAGACGGAAATAACCCTATTTGATATGGATGATGAAAAGCTTTGCGCCAACCGCGCAAAAATATTGCAGTTCGCGGCCCGCGCCGCAGCCCAGTATGACAGGGCCTATCGCTTTATTTCCGCGGCGGCGTCCCTGCAAAGCGATTGTTTCCGCATAGCCAAAGAGTATTTTGACACCGAGGCTGTGGAAAAATACGCGGCAGGGCTGGCAAAGCGAATTTTTCCCTCAAAGGAAGGCACAGGTATTGACATACCGCGGTATTTATCCGGAATAACAGCAAACGGCGAAATCTTTTTTTATAACGAGAATACTGCTTCCTATAACCGCGTATACGCTATCGTGGACGATTACGGCATAGGCCGGCTGCTGATATCATTGCTGAGTGAAAGGGCCAAAGCGGCGGGCTATGACGTTATTATCTGCGCCTGCCCGATTACCGGCGCGCCGGAACACCTCCTGATTCCTGAACTTGCAATAGCGTTTATCACGTCAAACAACTTCCACAAGGCAGAGGGGCGCCCTTGCCGCCATATCAACATCCGCCGTTTTTTGGATTGCGATTCCCTGAGGCTTAAAAAAGCGCGGATAGGCTTCAACCGCAGGGCAGCTCGCGAGCTTTACAATCAGGCCATATTGCTTTTGCAGGAAGCGAAAGCTGACGATGATATTATACGTGAATGTTACGCGCCCTGCGTCGACCTCGAACGCGCCCAAAGCAAGCTCGACGAACTTATCAATAAGATTATAGGGTAAATTTTTAAGGCCAGACTCAAAAATAGAGTCCGGCCTTTCTGTTATATAATCATTTTCCCCGCCGCTTTGGGACATTGAAAAAGTTTCCTCTCTAAACCTTTTATTTACAATGTTAAACACTGCCCGCGGCGTAAATTTCTCTTTTTCTCTCAATTTTATAGTTGAATAATAATCTTGAGACAATATCTGTTTGCACTGATTCTACATCCATTAAACACTAAGTAATTTGTAGGAAAATATATAATAAATTATTATATTTTATTGAACATACTCAATAAAATATTGATTTTTTAATGATTATAAAATAAAAGGCCATTCGGGGTGTTTTTTGCCGGATTTTTATCTGTTTACCGGCTCCTTTTTCTGTGATAAGATAATAATTGGCATATAAAAATACATAAAAGCAGGGACACCAGTGAATCCGGGGTCCTCTGCCGGGAGACGTCAAAATGAATAAACAAGAACGTGCGCTTAAAATTATAGAAGCGCTTGAAATCAACTATCCCGACGCACATTGCTCGCTGGAAAGCAGGAACGCCCTCGAGCTTCTCATAGCAACGAGGCTTTCGGCCCAATGCACCGACGAAAGGGTAAACATCGTGACTAAAGACCTGTTTGCGAAATACAAAACCGCTGAGGATTTTGCGTCGGCTGATATTTCGGATATCGAGAATATTATACATTCCTGCGGGCTTTATAAAACAAAGGCGCGGGATATAGTCGCCATGTGCAAAATGCTTGTCAATGAATACAATTCAGTCGTACCCGATACCATCGAGGAGCTTGTAAAGCTGCCTGGTGTTGGGCGCAAAACCGCGAACCTGATTGTTGGCGATATCTACGGCAAACCGTCTTATGTCGCAGACACGCACTGCATACGCCTTTCAAACAGATTGGGGCTTGCCAATTCAAAAGACCCTTATAAGGTTGAGCAGGAGCTGCGCCGTGTCATACCGCCAGAAAAATCAGGTATGTTCTGTCACAGGCTCGTCTGGCACGGAAGGGCGGTCTGCAAGGCGCGCGCCCCGATGTGTGACGACTGCTGCCTGCGAGAATACTGCCCGCGGATCGGGGTCAAATGACGCAAATTCAGAAGGGCCTGCCTTTGCCGGCTAAAACTCATATTATAATTGCACCGTATTTCTGTGACAGCAGATTAAGTTTATCCTTTTCTATATCGGACTTTGAGTCCAGCATTGCGCGGCCCTGATATAATCTGAGGGCGGTATCGAGAGCGTCCGCGTCGTAACCGAGCAATACTACAGGCACCGACGCAAGATAAGCGTTCATGCCGAATTCATGCGCATCGTCGGCGTTTTTAATAACAACACGTGCCGCACAGTTTTCGCCCTCAATTTCGAGAAGCCTGTCTGCTATATCGACTCCGCAGTTGATTTTATGTGAAAAATCCAAGTCCTCTTCAGAGATAAAGAACGCCTGCTTTTCATTAGCGGCGATAAAATCGCGTACTCCTTCTGATTTGGCGCCGTCGCCGCCCCGTTTATCTATAAACTCCGCTTTGTTCATTTCTTCACGGAGCGCCGTAATATACTCCGGCGTTGTACCGCAGCAGCCGCCGAGAATGCCTATGCCCTCTTTGAAAAATTCCTTCGCATATGACGCAAATTCGTCCACGGTGACCTGGCTGTTATCATTGCTTGGAACGCCCGCGTTCGGCTTTGCTATAACCGGAACCGGCAATTGCGACGGCACGCCTGAAAGCGCTTTCAATACAATTTCCGGCCCTGTTGAGCAGTTAAGGCCAACAGCAGCCGCGCCCATTGCAGCAAGCGTCACAAGATTGGAAAGCACGTTGCCGCCCGAAAGTGTACGCCCGTTCTTTTCAACTGTCAGTGTAACAGTTACCGGCAGCCCTGTCTCTTTTGCGGCGAGAAGCGCTGCCCTGGCTTCGGTAAGGCTCATAAAGGTTTCACATGCGATATAATCGACGCCGGCTTCTTTGAGCGCAAAGGCCTGCTCGCGGAAAATATCCACAAGCCCGTCAAAGGTTTCGTCACCAAAAGGCTCGACAAAAAGCCCTGTTGGCGCCATATTGCCGGCGACAGCCGCCTTGCCCCCTGCCGCTTCTTTTGACAGCGAAACGAGTTGTTTGTTGAATTCCTTGACCTTGTCACCGAGTCCGTGAAGGGATAGCTTATATCTGTTGGCCTCAAAAGTCGGCGCCGTTATTACATTGCTCCCGGCGTCTACATAAGCCCGTTGAAGCTCAATAATTGTGTCTGGGTGGTCAAGCACCCATTTCTCAACACAGACACCCGACGGCATTCCTGCTTTAATAAGATTTGTACCTGTTGCGCCGTCAAGAAGCAGCGGTTCTTTGAATTCGAACATAATTCCTCCGTATAAGCTTAAGTATCAAAGTTATAAAAGCGTCTAAACATCCGTCCAGCATAAAGCAGAATTAAACTACAGCCGGCTGAAAGATGGGACGCTTATTTTTATAATAAAATATCCTTGTTATCTATTATATCACAAATAT
This DNA window, taken from [Clostridium] cellulosi, encodes the following:
- the chvE gene encoding Multiple sugar-binding periplasmic receptor ChvE (High confidence in function and specificity); translation: MKSGLMKKVFAALLAGAMVFSLTACSSNTSSNGSSTGASGSSAKHEKIGVSMPTQSLQRWNQDGANIVKQLKDKGYPVEIQYANNDVNTQIQQIENMITKGCKILIIAAIDGSSLTDVLNTAKQNNCKVIAYDRLIMQTPNVDYYATFDNYKVGVIQGQYIESKLNLKEGKGPFNIEIFAGDPGDNNAQFFYNGAMSVLKPYIDKGKLIVKSGQIDFAKCAISNWTSALAQSRMDNLITSNYTKGEKLDAVLSANDSLAIGIVASLKSNGYGTSAKPYPILTGQDCDIANVKAIIEGQQSMSIYKDTRLLAAKTVSMVEAMEQGNAPEINDTKSYNNGVKVVPTELLTPVYVDKNNYKDILIKGGYYTEDQLK
- the araG gene encoding L-arabinose transport ATP-binding protein AraG (High confidence in function and specificity) — protein: MSEYILEMRNITKTFPGVKALDNVNLKVKRGEIHGLIGENGAGKSTLMNVLSGVYPYGTYTGDIIFEGKVCKFKTISDSEKLGIGFIHQELALVPQLTIGENIYLRNERANRGIINWDQTHKQAEELLKKVGLKKDTYTLVGNLGAGQQQLVEIAKVLSRDIKLLILDEPTASLNDEESNNLLNLLLDLKKEGITSIIISHKLRELTKVSDTITVMRDGATIETLDKNKDDISEDNIIRGMVGRKLTNLYPERKHNIGEVMFSVENWNVYSPNIPDKKVISNVSFNVRKGEILGFAGLMGAGRTELAMSIFGKSYGRNITGKIYKYGKEITVNNVRQAIQNGIAYTTEDRKNGGLNLSGDVTQNITIAAINKLANKMVINSDAEIKVAEDYCKKLNIKTPSVFQKCINLSGGNQQKVVLSKWIYTDPDLMILDEPTRGIDVGAKYEIYTIMNQLVEEGKAIIFISSEMPELLGMCDRIYVVNEGQIVGELQGEEISQEAIMKCIMQSNREAV
- a CDS encoding ABC-type xylose transport system, permease component (High confidence in function and specificity), whose amino-acid sequence is MDTFIKLIKNNIKQYTMLIALIVVMIIFQIATGGILFVPMNITNLILQNAYVFVLSVGMMLLLINGGNIDMSVGSVVAFIGAILGIMLINHHAPLWLSIIVALILGLLIGMWQGFWVGYVRMPGFIVTLAGQLMFRGLTTRVLNGLTLAPFSKSFVNISAGFIPDFCKIPGSNLNITSLVVGLITTAAIIVLQVRARAKKLKYTTNVLPWSFFLIKLILISAVIMLFSLWLARYQGIPIVFIIILFLVVSYSFFASKTVPGRYIYAMGGNERAAKLSGINTNKVLFLCYTNMGVIAAIASIVSTSRLNAASPLAGQGYDLDAISSCFIGGASMYGGAGTIVGAIIGALFMGVLNNGMSILGVGSDIQQVVKGLVLLLAVAFDIISKSRAKAS
- a CDS encoding endonuclease III (High confidence in function and specificity), with product MNKQERALKIIEALEINYPDAHCSLESRNALELLIATRLSAQCTDERVNIVTKDLFAKYKTAEDFASADISDIENIIHSCGLYKTKARDIVAMCKMLVNEYNSVVPDTIEELVKLPGVGRKTANLIVGDIYGKPSYVADTHCIRLSNRLGLANSKDPYKVEQELRRVIPPEKSGMFCHRLVWHGRAVCKARAPMCDDCCLREYCPRIGVK
- a CDS encoding hypothetical protein (High confidence in function and specificity), producing MFEFKEPLLLDGATGTNLIKAGMPSGVCVEKWVLDHPDTIIELQRAYVDAGSNVITAPTFEANRYKLSLHGLGDKVKEFNKQLVSLSKEAAGGKAAVAGNMAPTGLFVEPFGDETFDGLVDIFREQAFALKEAGVDYIACETFMSLTEARAALLAAKETGLPVTVTLTVEKNGRTLSGGNVLSNLVTLAAMGAAAVGLNCSTGPEIVLKALSGVPSQLPVPVIAKPNAGVPSNDNSQVTVDEFASYAKEFFKEGIGILGGCCGTTPEYITALREEMNKAEFIDKRGGDGAKSEGVRDFIAANEKQAFFISEEDLDFSHKINCGVDIADRLLEIEGENCAARVVIKNADDAHEFGMNAYLASVPVVLLGYDADALDTALRLYQGRAMLDSKSDIEKDKLNLLSQKYGAIII
- a CDS encoding hypothetical protein (Family membership), whose translation is MEIRTVTCPACGKSFEINTQIEKVTCNFCGNIFCAKTESAENNEALLDKAIQAITPKLIINPYVIELITKEKYSSAFNEYYAEISKSFDCFAAAYSDYSGDKEQFVKRYAESIYKKIKAVIGKEKFSKLKGLELENLIWVYVSFLIPSVLKYDAEYSENLADMLVLLWNNEHKNRKISKSSFEEINSGFKTKLCFITTAVCETLGRPDNCYELQAFRSFRDNYLKFQQGGPEQIQEYYLIAPMIVRAIDKSPKRKDIYKSIWERYLSKCLSFYEHNEYEQCRKTYTEMVETLRKEWL
- a CDS encoding hypothetical protein (Family membership); this encodes MDSFNKALDILIMLTGIYMFYWAFSGKGSIYKTDYIKKALHEKYKKMIKWFCIIGGALAVITGGVDYVKLEPYATILYYLLCVCVFAAFIAIFIFIDKSKIKMRD
- a CDS encoding phage SPO1 DNA polymerase-related protein (High confidence in function and specificity) — translated: MYETWSELEAACRECKKCELCKTRTNLVFGGGNKDAEVMFIGEGPGEQEDLQGLPFVGRAGQLLDKMLLAIGLDRTKVYIANMVKCRPPKNRDPFPEEQDMCIDWLRNQVYLMKPKIIVCLGRISGMRLIKHDLKITREHGLWFEKNGTLMMATLHPAALLRNPAQKPEAFKDYLALRDKIREICTSTKI